In a genomic window of Mustela nigripes isolate SB6536 chromosome 8, MUSNIG.SB6536, whole genome shotgun sequence:
- the RBFA gene encoding putative ribosome-binding factor A, mitochondrial has product MYKPSRLEFLTKSTAKKTRRDEHVRLRALNGLLYKALTELLCTPQVSQEICDLNVQLSKVSLTADFSACRVYWRTEVPTKQNASTEAVLQRSAAHMRHLLMSQQTLRNVPPIVFIRDKGNAALAEVERLLAVADLGPRDEKEDSVQDDIGGARAWDTPAPRGTPTSATCSSLCGIDHEALHKQIMEYKRKQGHRTASPEESRPTASLAAETREGKVAATPCADGDLCPRNHLLGAAGGNPSPDLGGRQGMDSSPKQQGRRPPGAESGGWGGGGS; this is encoded by the exons AAGAGCACCGCGAAGAAGACCAGGAGGGACGAGCACGTGCGCCTGCGGGCTCTGAACGGCCTCCTCTACAAAGCGCTCACGGAACTGCTGTGCACCCCGCAAGTGAGCCAGGAGATCTGTGACCTGAACGTGCAGCTCTCCAAG GTGTCTCTGACCGCAGACTTCTCCGCCTGCCGTGTGTATTGGAGGACCGAGGTCCCCACCAAGCAGAATGCAAGCACGGAGGCCGTCCTGCAGAGGAGTGCCGCCCACATGAG GCACCTTTTGATGTCCCAGCAGACCCTGAGGAACGTGCCGCCAATTGTGTTCATTCGGGACAAGGGAAACGCAGCTCTGGCAGAG gTTGAGCGGCTGCTGGCTGTGGCCGATCTGGGACCCCGGGATGAGAAAGAAGACTCCGTGCAAGACGACATCGG cGGCGCCAGGGCCTGGGACACTCCTGCTCCGCGAGGCACCCCGACCTCTGCCACGTGCTCAAGTCTGTGTGGGATCGATCATGAGGCGCTCCACAAACAGATCATGGAGTACAAGAGGAAGCAAGGGCACAGGACTGCGAGTCCTGAGGAGTCGCGGCCGACGGCTAGTCTGGCGGCGGAGACGAGAGAGGGGAAGGTGGCAGCCACACCCTGTGCAGACGGGGACCTCTGCCCCAGGAATCACCTGCTGGGGGCAGCGGGCGGCAACCCCAGCCCTGACCTGGGGGGCCGCCAGGGTATGGACAGCAGCCCCAAGCAACAGGGCAGGCGGCCGCCAGGGGCAgagagcggggggtggggagggggtgggtccTGA